From the genome of Papaver somniferum cultivar HN1 chromosome 2, ASM357369v1, whole genome shotgun sequence, one region includes:
- the LOC113353035 gene encoding uncharacterized protein LOC113353035 isoform X4 has protein sequence MLPTNNNEDLEERLAPTSNRVSTNNKVNLRKGPAVTSTRIPISNKENLVFEGKGPPSTSIRVQIKNNESLGNSPASSSDRANLNNYEPSVCFMHYVKSYV, from the exons ATGCTCCCCACTAACAATAACGAAGATTTG GAAGAAAGGCTTGCACCGACTTCCAATAGGGTCTCCACAAATAACAAAGTGAATTTG AGGAAAGGGCCTGCAGTGACTTCCACTAGGATCCCCATAAGCAACAAGGAAAATTTGGTATTTGAA GGGAAAGGGCCTCCATCGACTTCTATCAGGGTCCAGATAAAGAACAATGAAAGTTTG GGAAACTCTCCTGCATCATCTTCTGACAGAGCCAATTTAAACAACTACGAACCTTCGGTATGTTTTATGCATTATGTAAAATCCTATGTCTAA
- the LOC113353035 gene encoding uncharacterized protein LOC113353035 isoform X2 produces MLPTNNNEDLTASTTTLVPVNNSGNLEERLAPTSNRVSTNNKVNLRKGPAVTSTRIPISNKENLVFEGKGPPSTSIRVQIKNNESLGNSPASSSDRANLNNYEPS; encoded by the exons ATGCTCCCCACTAACAATAACGAAGATTTG ACTGCATCAACAACTACTCTAGTCCCAGTAAACAACAGTGGGAATTTG GAAGAAAGGCTTGCACCGACTTCCAATAGGGTCTCCACAAATAACAAAGTGAATTTG AGGAAAGGGCCTGCAGTGACTTCCACTAGGATCCCCATAAGCAACAAGGAAAATTTGGTATTTGAA GGGAAAGGGCCTCCATCGACTTCTATCAGGGTCCAGATAAAGAACAATGAAAGTTTG GGAAACTCTCCTGCATCATCTTCTGACAGAGCCAATTTAAACAACTACGAACCTTCG TGA
- the LOC113353035 gene encoding uncharacterized protein LOC113353035 isoform X3, whose product MLPTNNNEDLTASTTTLVPVNNSGNLEERLAPTSNRVSTNNKVNLRKGPAVTSTRIPISNKENLGKGPPSTSIRVQIKNNESLGNSPASSSDRANLNNYEPS is encoded by the exons ATGCTCCCCACTAACAATAACGAAGATTTG ACTGCATCAACAACTACTCTAGTCCCAGTAAACAACAGTGGGAATTTG GAAGAAAGGCTTGCACCGACTTCCAATAGGGTCTCCACAAATAACAAAGTGAATTTG AGGAAAGGGCCTGCAGTGACTTCCACTAGGATCCCCATAAGCAACAAGGAAAATTTG GGGAAAGGGCCTCCATCGACTTCTATCAGGGTCCAGATAAAGAACAATGAAAGTTTG GGAAACTCTCCTGCATCATCTTCTGACAGAGCCAATTTAAACAACTACGAACCTTCG TGA
- the LOC113353035 gene encoding uncharacterized protein LOC113353035 isoform X5, whose protein sequence is MLPTNNNEDLEERLAPTSNRVSTNNKVNLRKGPAVTSTRIPISNKENLGKGPPSTSIRVQIKNNESLGNSPASSSDRANLNNYEPSVCFMHYVKSYV, encoded by the exons ATGCTCCCCACTAACAATAACGAAGATTTG GAAGAAAGGCTTGCACCGACTTCCAATAGGGTCTCCACAAATAACAAAGTGAATTTG AGGAAAGGGCCTGCAGTGACTTCCACTAGGATCCCCATAAGCAACAAGGAAAATTTG GGGAAAGGGCCTCCATCGACTTCTATCAGGGTCCAGATAAAGAACAATGAAAGTTTG GGAAACTCTCCTGCATCATCTTCTGACAGAGCCAATTTAAACAACTACGAACCTTCGGTATGTTTTATGCATTATGTAAAATCCTATGTCTAA
- the LOC113353035 gene encoding uncharacterized protein LOC113353035 isoform X1: protein MLPTNNNEDLTASTTTLVPVNNSGNLEERLAPTSNRVSTNNKVNLRKGPAVTSTRIPISNKENLGKGPPSTSIRVQIKNNESLGNSPASSSDRANLNNYEPSVCFMHYVKSYV, encoded by the exons ATGCTCCCCACTAACAATAACGAAGATTTG ACTGCATCAACAACTACTCTAGTCCCAGTAAACAACAGTGGGAATTTG GAAGAAAGGCTTGCACCGACTTCCAATAGGGTCTCCACAAATAACAAAGTGAATTTG AGGAAAGGGCCTGCAGTGACTTCCACTAGGATCCCCATAAGCAACAAGGAAAATTTG GGGAAAGGGCCTCCATCGACTTCTATCAGGGTCCAGATAAAGAACAATGAAAGTTTG GGAAACTCTCCTGCATCATCTTCTGACAGAGCCAATTTAAACAACTACGAACCTTCGGTATGTTTTATGCATTATGTAAAATCCTATGTCTAA